A single genomic interval of Nocardioides nitrophenolicus harbors:
- a CDS encoding HAD family hydrolase, whose protein sequence is MTLQALLLDLDDTLVDHRGASERGLRAWLAGLGLAQTPAELEAHVERWFVLEARHYERAQRGEVSYVEHRRARIRDFLPGWDLADDALADDVYAGFLGCYRAAWRAFDDAAAAIARARAAGLAVGVLTNGQLPVQTEKLRRTGLLRPDVPVFASSALPAAKPDPRSYLTACAALGADPGATLMVGDSLRHDVVGAQRAGLQARLLDRHGRYDARRAGVRVTAVRGLAEVA, encoded by the coding sequence ATGACGCTCCAGGCCCTGCTCCTCGACCTGGACGACACCCTCGTCGACCACCGCGGCGCCTCCGAGCGCGGCCTGCGGGCGTGGCTCGCCGGCCTCGGCCTGGCCCAGACGCCGGCCGAGCTGGAGGCCCATGTCGAGCGCTGGTTCGTGCTCGAGGCCCGCCACTACGAGCGCGCCCAGCGCGGCGAGGTCAGCTACGTCGAGCACCGCCGGGCCCGGATCCGCGACTTCCTGCCGGGCTGGGACCTCGCCGACGACGCGCTCGCCGACGACGTCTACGCCGGCTTCCTCGGCTGCTACCGCGCCGCCTGGCGGGCCTTCGACGACGCCGCGGCGGCCATCGCCCGGGCCCGCGCGGCTGGGCTGGCGGTCGGCGTCCTCACCAACGGCCAGCTTCCCGTCCAGACCGAGAAGCTGCGCCGCACCGGCCTGCTCCGCCCCGACGTGCCCGTCTTCGCCTCGTCCGCGCTGCCCGCCGCCAAGCCCGACCCGCGCTCCTATCTCACCGCCTGCGCCGCCCTCGGCGCCGACCCCGGGGCGACGCTGATGGTCGGTGACTCGCTGCGTCATGACGTGGTCGGCGCGCAGCGGGCGGGCCTGCAGGCGCGGCTGCTCGACCGCCACGGACGCTACGACGCGCGCCGGGCCGGCGTCCGCGTGACGGCCGTTCGCGGCCTCGCCGAGGTGGCCTAA
- a CDS encoding TetR/AcrR family transcriptional regulator produces the protein MTAAARGRRRGSPDTRAAILAAARARFAESGFAGTSIRRVAGDAGVDPALVHHYFGSKDDLFVAALELPVDPRAVLAEQVVGPVAGAGERLLRALIGVWDDPAVRPALLAMVRRLIEPGGDALFRGGFLPVVLVPLGEALGIDAAERRMQLVASQVIGVIVLRYVVRADAIVAMDVDSLVATYAPVLDGFLTAPLP, from the coding sequence GTGACCGCCGCCGCGCGCGGCCGGCGCCGGGGCAGCCCCGACACCCGCGCGGCGATCCTCGCCGCGGCCCGGGCCAGGTTCGCGGAGTCCGGCTTCGCCGGTACGTCGATCCGCCGGGTCGCGGGGGACGCGGGCGTGGATCCGGCGCTGGTGCACCACTACTTCGGCTCGAAGGACGACCTGTTCGTGGCCGCGCTCGAGCTGCCGGTCGATCCGAGAGCGGTGCTCGCCGAGCAGGTCGTCGGGCCGGTCGCCGGAGCCGGTGAGCGGCTGCTGCGGGCGCTGATCGGCGTCTGGGACGACCCCGCGGTCCGGCCGGCGCTGCTGGCGATGGTGCGCCGGCTGATCGAGCCCGGTGGCGACGCGCTGTTCCGGGGCGGCTTCCTCCCTGTCGTGCTGGTGCCGCTGGGGGAGGCGCTGGGGATCGATGCGGCCGAGCGGCGGATGCAGCTGGTCGCGAGCCAGGTGATCGGGGTGATCGTGCTGCGCTATGTCGTGCGGGCCGACGCGATCGTCGCGATGGACGTCGACAGCCTGGTGGCGACGTACGCCCCGGTGCTGGACGGCTTCCTCACCGCGCCGCTGCCCTGA
- a CDS encoding proline dehydrogenase family protein, which yields MRPLRDTLTLLSRTSPGRRLLRQVVAGERVEDVVRVVGELRAAGFVAGVERLGEPTGSVVAEHLTLIDRLSDAGLAAGTDITIGACSLDEARRICRAALGAGATVTTGADIADVDVRLALVAAVRAELPGMGVELNAALPRTEADCRALAGPGMRVRLVRGAGKDAAETDKAYVRCLKVLLGGAGHPVVATHDPRLIEIAIALASRYGRAPSTYEIQLPYGVRRTEQRRLAASGEQVRVRLAYGPEWHRYLMGRVAERPADLRLFVTSLVSGR from the coding sequence ATGCGACCGCTCCGGGACACCCTGACGCTGCTGTCGCGCACCAGCCCCGGACGTCGCCTGCTGCGTCAGGTGGTGGCCGGCGAGCGGGTCGAGGACGTGGTGCGGGTCGTCGGTGAGCTCCGGGCCGCGGGCTTCGTTGCCGGTGTCGAGCGACTCGGCGAGCCGACCGGCTCCGTGGTCGCGGAGCACCTCACGTTGATCGACCGGCTCTCCGACGCCGGCCTCGCGGCGGGCACCGACATCACGATCGGCGCGTGCTCCCTCGACGAGGCCCGCAGGATCTGCCGGGCCGCCCTCGGCGCGGGCGCGACCGTGACGACAGGGGCGGACATCGCCGACGTCGACGTGCGGCTGGCCCTGGTCGCGGCCGTGCGCGCGGAGCTCCCCGGAATGGGAGTGGAGCTGAACGCGGCCCTCCCGCGCACCGAGGCCGACTGCCGCGCGCTGGCCGGACCGGGCATGCGGGTTCGTCTCGTACGCGGCGCGGGCAAGGACGCGGCGGAGACCGACAAGGCCTATGTGCGCTGTCTCAAGGTGCTGCTCGGCGGTGCCGGGCATCCGGTCGTCGCGACCCACGACCCGCGGCTGATCGAGATCGCGATCGCCCTGGCGAGCAGGTACGGCCGGGCGCCGTCGACGTACGAGATCCAGCTGCCGTACGGCGTCCGCCGCACCGAGCAGCGCCGGCTGGCGGCGAGCGGGGAGCAGGTCCGGGTCCGGCTGGCCTACGGCCCCGAGTGGCACCGGTACCTGATGGGGCGGGTGGCGGAGCGTCCCGCCGACCTGAGACTCTTCGTCACGTCGTTGGTCTCCGGAAGGTGA
- a CDS encoding alpha/beta fold hydrolase, with product MTTKHHRLPDGTRLAYTEAGAGRAVVLLHGVLGSRRFYERNIDALAQRFHVFALDFRGHGDSSDSQGGNTVAQYARDLEHFLSSHGLEDAVAVGWSMGNFVIWEYLTQAAGSSRIAAQICVSQGPMDLKADGWEHGFTDRHGLRDMIRSAQDDYRAVCAEVATIFTKELPSEADQAWMVEEELKLLPNTAACILADQTQRDYRAVLADLTLPILAVWGSDEKCLPVAAGVWLAETAKNAELVVFEDSGHMPMWEEADRFNRLASDWIAALDRQVPDRS from the coding sequence ATGACCACGAAGCACCACCGGCTGCCGGACGGGACGCGCCTCGCCTACACCGAGGCCGGCGCGGGCCGCGCGGTCGTCCTGCTCCACGGCGTGCTCGGCTCGCGACGCTTCTACGAGCGGAACATCGACGCGCTCGCGCAGCGGTTCCACGTGTTCGCCCTCGACTTCCGCGGCCACGGCGACTCCAGCGACAGCCAGGGCGGCAACACGGTCGCGCAGTACGCGCGCGATCTCGAGCACTTCCTGAGCAGCCACGGCCTGGAGGACGCCGTGGCCGTCGGCTGGTCGATGGGCAACTTCGTGATCTGGGAGTACCTGACCCAGGCCGCGGGCTCGAGCCGCATCGCCGCCCAGATCTGTGTGTCCCAGGGGCCGATGGACCTGAAGGCCGACGGCTGGGAGCACGGCTTCACCGACCGCCACGGCCTGCGCGACATGATCAGGTCGGCACAGGACGACTACCGCGCGGTGTGTGCCGAGGTGGCGACGATCTTCACCAAGGAGCTGCCGTCGGAGGCGGACCAGGCGTGGATGGTCGAGGAGGAGCTCAAGCTGCTCCCGAACACCGCGGCCTGCATCCTGGCGGACCAGACGCAGCGGGACTACCGAGCGGTCCTCGCCGACCTCACGCTGCCGATCCTGGCGGTGTGGGGGAGCGACGAGAAATGCCTCCCGGTCGCGGCCGGCGTCTGGCTGGCCGAGACCGCGAAGAACGCCGAGCTGGTCGTCTTCGAGGACAGCGGGCACATGCCGATGTGGGAGGAGGCCGACCGCTTCAACCGGCTCGCGTCGGACTGGATCGCCGCGCTCGACCGACAGGTCCCGGACAGGTCTTAG
- a CDS encoding APC family permease, whose product MSAKDESTHGLPSGALGVVGIVVMSAVLMGPAISLFFNSPVMAASAGAALPLAFLASMVGILFTAYAVAQYAAKVASAGSFYGFVQRAAGSRVGFLVGWSTFGAYFGATIGGGLITGAFLSSIIEADFGVSVSYFWCASVVFVLTVALSIRGIKLSERFSIVMLAVELVAIAVVIGAIFLQGGAEGFSAAPLDLGDSSLSGIRLAMVFGVLSFVGFEISATLAEETRNPLRSVPIAVLGCTVVVGVIYIVGSYAVVIGYGPSNIDQLATDASSFDTLARQYAGPIRPLVDLILINSLIGAEIAVVNSFARVAFALGREGVIPAVFGRMSRRHRTPQVALVTGGAAGVISALLLSLGHVDGLTAYTYVSTPASLLLILVFIASNLCLARFYRRQHHDEFRVLKHVVVPVAGSLVLVIPLAAQFYPAPPAPLNQLPLYAAAWIAIGVVVLLVNRRRIGALDAPFGADEEPEEATR is encoded by the coding sequence ATGTCTGCCAAGGATGAGTCCACCCACGGCTTGCCCAGCGGCGCGCTCGGCGTCGTCGGCATCGTCGTCATGTCAGCGGTCCTCATGGGACCGGCCATCTCCTTGTTCTTCAACAGTCCGGTCATGGCCGCCTCCGCCGGCGCGGCACTGCCGCTCGCGTTCCTGGCGTCGATGGTCGGGATCCTGTTCACGGCATACGCCGTGGCCCAGTACGCCGCCAAGGTCGCCTCGGCCGGCTCCTTCTACGGCTTCGTGCAGCGCGCGGCCGGCTCACGCGTCGGCTTCCTGGTCGGCTGGTCCACCTTCGGCGCCTACTTCGGCGCGACCATCGGTGGCGGCCTGATCACCGGCGCCTTCCTGTCCTCGATCATCGAGGCCGACTTCGGCGTGAGCGTCTCCTACTTCTGGTGCGCGTCGGTCGTCTTCGTGCTGACGGTCGCGCTCTCGATCCGCGGGATCAAGCTCTCCGAGCGCTTCAGCATCGTGATGCTGGCCGTCGAGCTCGTCGCGATCGCGGTCGTCATCGGCGCGATCTTCCTCCAGGGCGGGGCGGAGGGCTTCAGCGCCGCTCCGTTGGACCTCGGCGACAGCAGTCTCTCGGGCATCCGGCTCGCGATGGTGTTCGGCGTGCTGTCCTTCGTCGGGTTCGAGATCTCGGCGACCCTGGCTGAGGAGACCCGCAACCCGCTGCGCAGCGTGCCCATCGCCGTCCTGGGCTGCACCGTCGTCGTCGGCGTGATCTACATCGTCGGCAGCTATGCCGTGGTCATCGGCTACGGCCCGTCGAACATCGACCAGCTGGCCACGGACGCATCGTCGTTCGACACGCTCGCTCGTCAGTACGCCGGTCCGATCCGCCCACTGGTCGACCTGATTCTCATCAACTCGCTCATCGGCGCGGAGATCGCGGTGGTCAACAGCTTCGCCCGGGTGGCCTTCGCGCTCGGCCGCGAGGGCGTGATCCCCGCGGTGTTCGGTCGGATGAGCCGGCGCCACCGGACGCCGCAGGTCGCCCTCGTCACCGGCGGCGCGGCCGGCGTGATCTCGGCCCTGCTGCTGTCGCTGGGCCACGTCGACGGGCTCACCGCCTACACCTACGTGTCGACGCCCGCCAGCCTGCTGCTGATCCTGGTCTTCATCGCGTCGAACCTCTGTCTCGCGCGCTTCTACCGACGGCAGCACCACGACGAGTTCCGCGTGCTGAAGCACGTCGTCGTGCCGGTCGCCGGCTCCCTGGTGCTGGTGATCCCGTTGGCAGCGCAGTTCTATCCCGCGCCGCCGGCGCCGCTGAACCAGCTGCCGCTCTACGCTGCTGCGTGGATCGCCATCGGCGTCGTCGTCCTGCTCGTCAACCGTCGTCGCATCGGCGCGCTCGACGCCCCGTTCGGCGCGGACGAGGAGCCTGAGGAGGCAACCCGATGA
- a CDS encoding helix-turn-helix domain-containing protein translates to MTGHDDEDAIELGRRIRGLRQSHGQSLAELARGVGLTESFLSRLERGQTGVTVDNLRKIASFWNIEIVDLLQRETGPKPLVMRSGEGPALEAEANGGLQARAETLIPRAGAALQATLYRTEAGSGRFEAFGHAGEEIVFVVAGRVRYFVSGEVHELAEGDSIWHSSESPHRWEALAGDSVTLHVNTPPAW, encoded by the coding sequence GTGACCGGCCATGACGACGAGGACGCCATCGAGCTCGGACGACGCATCCGCGGACTGCGTCAGTCGCACGGGCAGTCCCTCGCGGAGCTCGCGCGGGGCGTGGGCCTCACCGAGTCCTTCCTCAGCCGCCTCGAACGCGGCCAGACGGGCGTGACGGTCGACAACCTGCGCAAGATCGCCAGCTTCTGGAACATCGAGATCGTCGACCTCCTCCAGCGCGAGACCGGCCCCAAGCCCCTCGTGATGCGCAGCGGCGAGGGCCCGGCGCTGGAGGCCGAGGCCAACGGCGGGCTCCAGGCGCGCGCCGAGACCCTCATCCCCCGCGCCGGCGCCGCGCTCCAGGCGACGCTGTACCGGACCGAGGCAGGCAGCGGCCGGTTCGAGGCCTTCGGCCACGCGGGCGAGGAGATCGTCTTCGTGGTCGCCGGCAGGGTGCGCTACTTCGTCTCCGGCGAGGTGCACGAGCTCGCCGAGGGCGACAGCATCTGGCACAGCAGCGAGAGCCCTCACCGCTGGGAGGCCCTAGCCGGAGACTCGGTCACCCTTCACGTCAACACGCCCCCGGCGTGGTGA
- a CDS encoding SDR family NAD(P)-dependent oxidoreductase, giving the protein MTTDDRPRRTARLGDKVALVTGAAQGIGAAVAGLFLAEGARVACVDLNADRLRETWREPHDDRMITIAADVSVERDVVRAVTATADAFGTVDILVNVAGVAGPQSAAGETLVEDWDQTQAVNLRGTFLTVKHCLPHLVERRGSIVNIASALALVGWPQETAYGPSKAGVVQFTRGVALDYAPYVRSNCVCPGAVRTPMITEVLEGHPDRERALAEYGSIHPLTGRLAEPIEIAQAVLFLASDDASFVTGVALPVDGGFTAA; this is encoded by the coding sequence ATGACGACCGACGACCGCCCCCGGCGGACGGCACGCCTCGGCGACAAGGTCGCTCTCGTCACGGGAGCGGCGCAGGGCATCGGGGCGGCGGTCGCCGGCCTCTTCCTGGCCGAGGGCGCCAGGGTCGCCTGCGTCGATCTCAACGCCGACCGGCTTCGGGAGACCTGGCGGGAACCGCACGACGACCGGATGATCACCATCGCGGCCGACGTCTCCGTCGAGCGGGACGTCGTGCGCGCGGTGACGGCGACCGCCGACGCCTTCGGCACGGTCGACATCCTGGTCAACGTCGCGGGTGTCGCCGGTCCTCAGTCGGCCGCGGGCGAGACGCTGGTCGAGGACTGGGACCAGACCCAGGCGGTCAACCTGCGCGGAACCTTCCTCACGGTCAAGCACTGTCTTCCCCACCTGGTCGAGCGACGCGGCTCCATCGTCAACATCGCCTCGGCGCTGGCGCTGGTCGGCTGGCCGCAGGAGACGGCCTACGGCCCCTCGAAGGCGGGGGTCGTCCAGTTCACCCGTGGCGTCGCGCTCGACTACGCGCCGTACGTGCGCTCCAACTGCGTCTGTCCCGGCGCCGTGCGCACGCCGATGATCACCGAGGTGCTCGAAGGTCATCCCGATCGCGAGCGGGCGCTCGCCGAGTACGGCTCCATCCACCCGCTCACGGGTCGGCTCGCCGAGCCGATCGAGATCGCTCAGGCGGTCCTCTTCCTCGCGTCGGACGACGCCTCCTTCGTCACCGGTGTCGCGTTGCCGGTCGACGGCGGATTCACCGCTGCCTAG
- a CDS encoding ABC transporter permease, giving the protein MTPRVTLAIAVRVLTQLRRDHRTLAMLLVLPCLLQALLWWIFQDQPLVFDRIGPALLAIFPFFVMFLVTSITTLRERSGGTLERLFTMPMGRLDFLVGYALAFGAIAAVQAALAAAVAIGLLDLDLRGPDVLLVLVGVADAVLGTALGLFVSAFARTEFQAVQFLPAVVVPQILLCGLLVPRDRLPRVLEVVADVLPLTWAVDAMEHLATTTRTGAVWRDVGVVVAFALAALALGAVTLRRRTD; this is encoded by the coding sequence ATGACGCCCCGGGTCACGCTGGCGATCGCCGTCCGGGTGCTGACCCAGCTGCGCCGCGACCACCGCACGCTCGCGATGCTGCTCGTGCTGCCGTGCCTGCTGCAGGCGCTGCTGTGGTGGATCTTCCAGGACCAGCCGCTCGTCTTCGACCGGATCGGCCCGGCGCTGCTGGCGATCTTCCCGTTCTTCGTGATGTTCCTGGTCACCAGCATCACCACCCTCCGGGAGCGCTCGGGCGGCACCCTGGAGCGGCTGTTCACGATGCCGATGGGTCGCCTCGACTTCCTGGTCGGCTACGCCCTGGCCTTCGGTGCGATCGCCGCCGTGCAGGCCGCGCTGGCCGCCGCCGTGGCGATCGGGCTGCTCGACCTCGACCTGCGCGGACCCGACGTGCTGCTCGTCCTGGTGGGCGTCGCCGACGCCGTGCTCGGCACCGCGCTCGGCCTGTTCGTCTCCGCCTTCGCCCGCACCGAGTTCCAGGCCGTGCAGTTCCTGCCCGCGGTGGTGGTGCCGCAGATCCTGCTCTGCGGACTGCTGGTGCCGCGAGACCGGCTGCCGCGGGTGCTCGAGGTGGTCGCCGACGTGCTGCCGCTTACCTGGGCGGTGGACGCGATGGAGCATCTCGCCACCACCACCCGCACCGGTGCGGTGTGGCGCGACGTCGGCGTCGTGGTGGCGTTCGCGCTCGCCGCCCTGGCGCTCGGCGCGGTGACCCTCCGGCGGCGTACCGACTGA
- a CDS encoding SDR family NAD(P)-dependent oxidoreductase — MNRFEGQVALVTGGASGIGRATGDRLADEGARVWVLDRDGQQARAAADEIHAAGGSAEAAELDVTDADAFDGLVREILGREGRIDVLVNNAGVTLAGAVWETTSTDWAQVIGVNLTGVFNGIRTVIPAMIESGRGAIVSTSSDAGLVGWPGQAAYCASKSGVLGLTRASAMDAAAHGVRVNAVCPGFTRTPLVERWIAECPDPAEALREIAAEQPLGRVADPSEIAAAIAFLASDEAGFITGVAFPVDGGVTAR, encoded by the coding sequence ATGAATCGATTCGAGGGCCAGGTCGCCCTAGTCACGGGAGGGGCGTCCGGCATCGGTCGGGCGACCGGCGACCGGCTCGCCGACGAGGGCGCACGGGTCTGGGTGCTCGACCGCGACGGCCAGCAGGCGCGCGCCGCCGCCGACGAGATCCACGCGGCCGGAGGATCGGCCGAGGCCGCCGAGCTCGACGTCACCGATGCCGATGCCTTCGACGGACTCGTCCGCGAGATCCTCGGCCGCGAGGGGCGCATCGACGTCCTGGTGAACAACGCGGGCGTGACGCTGGCCGGAGCGGTCTGGGAGACGACCTCCACGGACTGGGCCCAGGTGATCGGCGTCAACCTCACCGGGGTCTTCAACGGGATCAGGACGGTCATCCCGGCGATGATCGAGTCCGGCCGAGGCGCGATCGTCAGCACGTCGTCGGACGCCGGACTCGTCGGCTGGCCCGGCCAGGCGGCCTACTGCGCGAGCAAGAGCGGCGTGCTCGGGCTGACTCGGGCCTCGGCCATGGACGCCGCCGCGCACGGTGTGCGGGTCAACGCCGTCTGCCCCGGGTTCACCCGCACTCCCTTGGTCGAACGATGGATCGCCGAGTGCCCGGACCCCGCCGAGGCGTTGCGGGAGATCGCGGCCGAGCAGCCGCTGGGCCGGGTGGCCGACCCCTCGGAGATCGCGGCCGCCATCGCCTTCCTCGCCTCCGACGAGGCGGGATTCATCACCGGTGTCGCCTTCCCGGTCGACGGTGGGGTGACGGCGCGATGA
- a CDS encoding ABC transporter ATP-binding protein, translating to MMNSVVGIAGLRVVRGRTTVLDGLDLEIGPGVTGLLGPSGCGKSTLLRSVVGVQRVAAGRVTVLGEPAGSAPLRDRVGYQTQSSSVYDDLTVRENLRFFARVLGLPPGAVEEALAAVDLTGHRDAVVGRLSGGQRSRVGLAVALLGSPALLVLDEPTVGLDPVLRRDLWALFHRIAASGTAVLVSSHVMDEAERCDELLLMREGRIIAQGAPAALEARLGVPDIESAFLALVEDGAA from the coding sequence ATGATGAATTCTGTCGTCGGGATCGCCGGGCTCCGCGTCGTCCGCGGCCGCACGACGGTGCTCGACGGCCTCGACCTCGAGATCGGCCCGGGCGTGACGGGGCTGCTCGGCCCGTCGGGTTGCGGGAAGTCCACGCTGCTGCGCTCGGTCGTGGGGGTGCAGCGGGTCGCCGCCGGCCGGGTGACGGTCCTCGGCGAGCCCGCGGGGAGCGCGCCGCTGCGCGACCGGGTCGGCTACCAGACGCAGTCCTCGAGCGTGTACGACGACCTCACGGTCCGGGAGAACCTCCGCTTCTTCGCCCGGGTGCTCGGCCTGCCTCCCGGCGCGGTCGAGGAGGCGCTGGCGGCGGTGGACCTGACCGGGCACCGTGACGCCGTGGTCGGCCGGCTCAGCGGCGGCCAGCGCTCGCGGGTCGGCCTCGCCGTGGCGCTGCTGGGCAGCCCCGCGCTGCTCGTGCTCGACGAGCCCACCGTGGGCCTGGACCCGGTGCTGCGCCGCGACCTGTGGGCGCTCTTCCACCGCATCGCGGCCTCCGGGACCGCCGTCCTGGTCTCCAGCCACGTGATGGACGAGGCCGAGCGGTGCGACGAGCTGCTCCTCATGCGGGAGGGCCGGATCATCGCGCAGGGCGCGCCCGCCGCGCTCGAGGCGCGGCTCGGCGTACCCGACATCGAGAGCGCCTTCCTGGCGCTGGTCGAGGACGGCGCGGCATGA
- the proC gene encoding pyrroline-5-carboxylate reductase, translated as MSEQGVGEKRTAVIGAGVMGETLLSGLIRAGRSADALVVVEKRAERAAELAEKYGVRVVDDVTAAGAADTVLLVVKPQDMADVLAELAPALRPGQLLVSLAAGITTGFVEARVPDGVAVVRVMPNTPALVDQGMAAISPGTHCDDSHLAEAEELMASVGRVVQVPEKQQDAVTAISGSGPAYVFFVVESMIEAGVHLGLPRTIAQELVVQTLVGSATMLRETGEHPAVLREQVTSPAGTTAAALRELEVHRVRAAFLAALEAARDRSRELGS; from the coding sequence GTGAGTGAGCAGGGCGTGGGCGAGAAGCGGACCGCCGTCATCGGCGCGGGAGTGATGGGGGAGACCCTGCTGTCGGGCCTGATCCGGGCCGGCCGGAGCGCCGACGCGCTCGTGGTCGTCGAGAAGCGGGCCGAGCGGGCCGCCGAGCTCGCCGAGAAGTACGGCGTCCGGGTCGTCGACGACGTCACCGCCGCCGGCGCCGCCGACACCGTGCTGCTGGTCGTCAAGCCGCAGGACATGGCCGACGTGCTCGCCGAGCTGGCTCCGGCGCTGCGTCCGGGCCAGCTCCTGGTCTCCCTCGCCGCCGGCATCACCACCGGCTTCGTCGAGGCCCGGGTGCCCGACGGCGTCGCCGTGGTCCGGGTGATGCCCAACACCCCCGCCCTCGTCGACCAGGGCATGGCCGCCATCTCGCCCGGCACCCACTGCGACGACAGCCACCTCGCCGAGGCCGAGGAGCTGATGGCCTCGGTCGGCCGGGTGGTCCAGGTCCCGGAGAAGCAGCAGGACGCGGTCACGGCGATCAGCGGCTCCGGGCCGGCGTACGTCTTCTTCGTGGTCGAGTCGATGATCGAGGCCGGCGTCCACCTCGGGCTCCCCCGCACCATCGCCCAGGAGCTGGTCGTGCAGACCCTGGTGGGCTCGGCGACCATGCTCCGCGAGACCGGCGAGCACCCCGCGGTGCTGCGCGAGCAGGTCACCTCGCCCGCCGGTACGACGGCCGCGGCGCTGCGCGAGCTCGAGGTGCACCGGGTGCGCGCGGCCTTCCTCGCGGCCCTGGAGGCCGCGCGGGACCGCTCGCGCGAGCTGGGCAGCTGA
- a CDS encoding Ppx/GppA phosphatase family protein — protein MRLGVLDIGSNTGHLLVVDAHGGAAPLPAYSYKEPLRLAEHLDDKGDVSPTGIAALTAFTAQALVVAEEKGCEEMLSFATSAVRDAGNSEQVLSHVENETGVRIAVLPGEDEARLTFLAVRRWFGWSAGRLAVFDIGGGSLEIAAGSDERPDVAWSLPLGAARLARAEFAAQPDEEQLRQIRRRIRADIARDAGHLLRAGTTHRASATSKTFRSLARICGAAPSADGPLVPRTLPLGELRQWIPKLVAMTPEELAALPGVSPSRTHQIVPGALVAEACMDIFDLSELEICPWALREGVILERIDKLSVNDPS, from the coding sequence ATGCGTCTGGGCGTGCTCGACATCGGCTCGAACACCGGCCACCTCCTGGTGGTCGACGCCCATGGCGGTGCGGCGCCGCTGCCGGCGTACTCCTACAAGGAGCCGCTGCGGCTGGCCGAGCACCTCGACGACAAGGGCGACGTGTCGCCGACGGGCATCGCCGCGCTGACGGCGTTCACCGCGCAGGCGCTGGTCGTGGCGGAGGAGAAGGGCTGCGAGGAGATGCTCTCGTTCGCCACCTCCGCGGTCCGCGACGCCGGCAACTCCGAGCAGGTGCTGTCCCATGTCGAGAACGAGACCGGCGTACGGATCGCCGTGCTGCCGGGCGAGGACGAGGCCCGGCTGACCTTCCTGGCCGTACGCCGGTGGTTCGGCTGGTCGGCCGGCCGGCTCGCGGTGTTCGATATCGGCGGCGGCTCGCTGGAGATCGCGGCCGGCTCCGACGAGCGCCCCGACGTGGCGTGGTCGCTGCCGCTGGGCGCGGCCCGGCTGGCGCGGGCGGAGTTCGCGGCGCAGCCCGACGAGGAGCAGCTGCGCCAGATCCGGCGCCGGATCCGCGCCGACATCGCCCGCGACGCGGGCCACCTGCTGCGCGCCGGCACGACGCACCGCGCGTCGGCGACGTCGAAGACCTTCCGCTCCCTGGCGCGGATCTGCGGCGCCGCGCCGTCCGCCGACGGCCCGCTGGTGCCGCGGACCCTGCCGCTGGGCGAGCTGCGCCAATGGATCCCCAAGCTGGTGGCGATGACGCCCGAGGAGCTGGCCGCGCTGCCCGGGGTCTCCCCGAGTCGCACCCACCAGATCGTGCCGGGGGCGCTGGTCGCCGAGGCCTGCATGGACATCTTCGACCTGTCCGAGCTGGAGATCTGCCCGTGGGCCCTGCGGGAGGGCGTGATCCTCGAGCGGATCGACAAGCTCAGCGTCAACGACCCGTCATGA
- a CDS encoding sugar phosphate isomerase/epimerase family protein: MSERGRPRIGLSTSSVYPESTAHAFAYAASVGYEAVEVMVGIDALSQQVDAVRQLSEHHQLPISAIHAPCLLFTQRVWGVEPWGKLERSAAMARAVGAEVVVVHPPFRWQREYARDFVNGIAALEESSGIAFAVENMYPWRASRRSLEMYLPGWDPSAEPYANTTIDLSHAAIARSDPVAMAERLGPRLRHIHLTDGTDSAKDEHLVPGRGDIGAAAFLRHLAATGFTGEVVLEINTRRCTTREEREADLRESLEFAIEHLAAVAVDADEGS, encoded by the coding sequence ATGAGCGAGCGGGGCCGTCCCCGGATCGGGCTCTCCACGAGCTCGGTCTACCCGGAGTCGACGGCCCACGCGTTCGCGTATGCCGCCTCGGTCGGCTACGAGGCGGTCGAGGTGATGGTCGGCATCGACGCGCTGTCGCAGCAGGTCGACGCCGTGCGCCAGCTCTCGGAGCACCACCAGCTGCCGATCAGTGCGATCCACGCCCCCTGTCTGCTGTTCACGCAGCGGGTCTGGGGCGTCGAGCCGTGGGGGAAGCTGGAGCGCTCGGCCGCGATGGCGCGAGCAGTGGGCGCGGAGGTGGTCGTCGTGCACCCGCCGTTCCGCTGGCAGCGGGAGTACGCCCGCGACTTCGTCAACGGCATCGCGGCGCTCGAGGAGTCGTCGGGGATCGCGTTCGCGGTGGAGAACATGTACCCGTGGCGGGCCTCGCGGCGCAGTCTCGAGATGTACCTCCCCGGCTGGGATCCCTCCGCGGAGCCCTATGCCAACACCACGATCGATCTCTCCCATGCGGCGATCGCGCGGTCCGACCCGGTCGCGATGGCCGAGCGGCTCGGCCCGCGACTGCGCCACATCCACCTCACCGACGGCACCGACTCCGCCAAGGACGAGCATCTCGTCCCGGGCCGCGGCGACATCGGCGCGGCGGCGTTCCTGCGCCATCTGGCGGCGACGGGCTTCACGGGCGAGGTCGTGCTCGAGATCAACACCCGGCGCTGTACGACGCGCGAGGAGCGGGAGGCCGATCTGCGCGAGTCGCTGGAGTTCGCGATCGAGCACCTCGCCGCCGTGGCCGTCGACGCCGACGAGGGCTCGTGA